Proteins encoded within one genomic window of Phototrophicus methaneseepsis:
- a CDS encoding helix-turn-helix domain-containing protein — protein sequence MASVQPFPDSVMQQIIENSAHAFSHRLVMDAVDVSLALNRHLLIYAIDGAFQIETESASWRLLPTRAGWVPAGEFVKTTVVKPAQCISIFFKEDFLEEIPNACTIFNVTPLILEMFKYTLRWNETHPENSSLSDRFFLTLFDLCQEEMQSPSLFSLPKAKTKELATVLQYTLDHLSENLRLDELADIVAMSTRSLTRRFSSEIHMTWGQYLLQARMMRAMDHLIHGMTVTETALSVGFTNVGAFTTAFHKYTDTTPTQFQTQFR from the coding sequence ATGGCCTCAGTACAACCATTTCCTGATTCTGTGATGCAGCAAATCATCGAAAATTCAGCCCATGCCTTTAGTCATCGGTTGGTGATGGATGCTGTTGATGTCTCCCTGGCATTAAATCGCCATCTCTTGATCTATGCGATTGATGGCGCATTCCAGATCGAAACGGAATCGGCCAGTTGGCGACTGCTGCCGACACGGGCTGGTTGGGTCCCTGCGGGAGAGTTCGTTAAGACAACGGTGGTTAAGCCCGCTCAATGCATCTCGATTTTCTTCAAAGAAGATTTTCTTGAAGAAATACCGAATGCGTGCACAATTTTTAACGTAACACCGCTCATCCTGGAAATGTTCAAATATACGTTGCGCTGGAACGAAACACATCCGGAAAACAGTTCGCTATCCGATCGCTTTTTCCTGACGTTGTTCGATTTGTGCCAGGAGGAAATGCAATCGCCTTCGCTGTTCTCCTTGCCTAAGGCGAAGACTAAAGAGCTTGCTACTGTCCTGCAATATACGCTCGATCATCTTTCGGAAAATCTCAGGCTGGATGAGCTGGCGGATATTGTGGCGATGAGCACACGCTCACTGACGCGTCGTTTTAGCAGCGAGATCCATATGACCTGGGGGCAATATCTGCTACAGGCGCGTATGATGCGTGCTATGGACCATCTGATTCATGGCATGACTGTGACCGAAACGGCGCTATCCGTTGGTTTTACGAATGTCGGCGCGTTTACAACCGCGTTTCATAAATATACAGATACGACGCCAACGCAATTCCAGACCCAATTTCGCTAA
- a CDS encoding alpha-L-arabinofuranosidase C-terminal domain-containing protein, translating to MTKNPVSVSDINVTIQADEAKAISPDLFGIFFEDINYAADGGLYAELIQNRSFEYSSQDHPDWNFFTAWELLQDGGSCRLALESESPIHPNNPHYLVLELEGGTCALKNGGFAGIALQAGESYDVSLYARTLAGDIDGLKVRLEGRLGENLGEVALGRPNAEWQKYTATIQATGQDTFARFILFIEGAGTLALDSFSLFPQKTFHNRPNGLRADLAQVIADLEPKFIRFPGGCLVHGDGLENMYRWKDTIGPIEHRREQPNIWNYHQSVGLGYFEYFQFCEDIGAKPIPVVPAGVCCPNTGAKYTGRWEEGQEGLPMDDMPDYVQEVLDLIEWANGDPTTTWGAKRAEAGHPEPFGLEYLGLGNEDRITPVFVERFKMIYEAVKAAYPEIKVIGTVGPRPSGFDYEEGWKVAREFDLEMVDEHGYKDPEWFWENLERFDSYDRSSPAVYLGEFAAHDMGRKNTLRSALAEAAYMASFERNGDIVQLASYAPLLAKNKYTQWIPDLIYFDNVRITPSINYYVQQLFSLNAGDRYLSTDIASGDAGDKLTLSCVQDSDSGDIILKLISRADEPLNVSIKLTGLESIQAIAQCTVLTGDPLADNPFNNAFRDELDTLPQTMEIQVSDSFVYAMPAHSLSVIRIKSQGSERQ from the coding sequence ATGACCAAGAACCCTGTTTCGGTATCCGATATTAACGTGACTATCCAGGCGGATGAAGCGAAAGCAATAAGCCCAGATTTGTTTGGTATCTTCTTTGAGGATATTAATTATGCTGCTGATGGTGGCCTCTATGCTGAGCTGATCCAGAATCGTTCTTTTGAATATTCTTCCCAGGATCACCCGGATTGGAATTTCTTTACAGCCTGGGAACTACTTCAGGATGGTGGGAGCTGCCGTCTTGCTCTGGAATCAGAATCGCCAATTCATCCGAATAACCCTCATTACCTCGTGCTTGAGCTAGAAGGTGGCACCTGTGCCCTAAAAAATGGCGGCTTTGCTGGTATCGCGCTCCAGGCAGGCGAAAGTTACGATGTTTCCCTGTATGCGCGCACACTGGCTGGTGATATTGATGGGCTGAAGGTGCGCCTGGAGGGCAGACTGGGTGAAAATCTTGGTGAAGTCGCATTAGGCAGGCCCAATGCTGAGTGGCAAAAATATACGGCGACTATCCAGGCAACAGGCCAGGATACCTTCGCACGTTTCATATTGTTCATTGAAGGCGCCGGGACTTTGGCGCTGGATTCCTTCTCTCTGTTCCCACAAAAGACATTTCATAATCGCCCCAATGGCTTACGCGCTGATTTAGCGCAGGTCATTGCTGATCTCGAACCCAAGTTTATCCGGTTCCCTGGCGGGTGCCTTGTGCATGGTGATGGCCTTGAGAATATGTATCGCTGGAAAGATACGATTGGCCCGATTGAGCATCGCCGCGAACAGCCCAATATCTGGAATTATCATCAAAGCGTAGGGCTTGGGTACTTTGAGTACTTCCAATTCTGTGAAGATATTGGCGCGAAGCCCATACCTGTTGTGCCGGCAGGTGTCTGCTGCCCCAATACTGGGGCGAAGTATACCGGGCGTTGGGAAGAAGGCCAGGAGGGCTTGCCAATGGATGACATGCCCGACTATGTGCAGGAAGTTCTGGACCTGATTGAATGGGCCAATGGCGACCCGACGACCACATGGGGTGCAAAACGTGCGGAAGCAGGCCACCCGGAGCCATTTGGACTGGAATACCTTGGCCTGGGGAATGAAGATCGTATTACACCCGTCTTTGTTGAGCGCTTTAAGATGATTTACGAGGCCGTCAAGGCAGCGTATCCAGAGATTAAGGTCATTGGTACGGTTGGTCCCCGCCCAAGTGGCTTCGACTATGAAGAAGGGTGGAAGGTCGCACGTGAATTTGACCTGGAGATGGTCGATGAGCATGGCTACAAAGACCCGGAATGGTTCTGGGAGAACTTAGAGCGCTTTGATAGCTATGATCGCTCAAGCCCGGCAGTCTATCTTGGTGAATTTGCAGCCCACGATATGGGCCGGAAAAACACGCTGCGGTCTGCTCTGGCAGAGGCTGCTTATATGGCTTCGTTCGAGCGCAATGGGGATATTGTTCAGTTAGCGTCTTATGCACCGCTGCTTGCTAAGAATAAGTACACGCAGTGGATTCCAGATCTGATCTACTTCGACAATGTGCGCATCACGCCGTCCATCAACTATTATGTGCAGCAGCTATTCAGCCTGAATGCAGGTGATCGCTATCTGAGCACAGATATAGCCTCTGGCGACGCTGGTGATAAGCTAACGCTCTCTTGTGTACAGGATTCTGACAGCGGCGATATCATTCTAAAGTTGATCAGCCGGGCAGATGAACCTCTGAATGTATCCATCAAACTGACGGGGCTTGAGAGTATTCAAGCAATAGCACAATGCACCGTCCTGACAGGCGATCCTCTGGCTGATAATCCCTTTAATAATGCCTTCAGAGATGAGTTAGATACGCTGCCACAGACGATGGAAATCCAGGTTTCTGACTCGTTTGTTTATGCTATGCCAGCGCATTCGCTCAGCGTGATTCGCATCAAAAGTCAGGGTAGTGAACGCCAGTAA
- a CDS encoding DUF2000 family protein, producing the protein MSMTFDTKIAIVLRDDLEMWQELNVTAFIASAVVGQNPSIIGENYRDASGNVYMPMIIQPMMIYQADADSIRKAHQRALERDVMMAIFTMDLFSTPNDVENRAAVADKHAEALDLVGIAMRDTKKTVDKVIKGLKRHP; encoded by the coding sequence ATGTCGATGACGTTTGATACGAAGATTGCAATTGTGCTGCGCGATGACCTGGAAATGTGGCAGGAGCTTAATGTGACGGCCTTTATTGCCAGCGCGGTTGTCGGGCAAAATCCATCCATCATCGGAGAAAACTATCGAGATGCTTCCGGCAATGTGTATATGCCGATGATTATCCAACCGATGATGATTTATCAGGCAGATGCCGATAGCATCCGTAAAGCCCATCAGCGAGCGTTGGAGCGCGATGTGATGATGGCTATCTTTACGATGGATCTGTTTTCAACGCCAAATGATGTTGAGAATAGAGCTGCCGTTGCAGATAAGCATGCGGAAGCGCTTGACCTTGTGGGTATTGCTATGCGCGATACGAAGAAGACGGTTGATAAAGTCATCAAGGGGCTCAAACGCCATCCTTAA
- a CDS encoding AraC family transcriptional regulator — MAFHHLPSQQPVDQGITWYLPQMKHLRLMRARYVQHAFKPHAHDYFVLGIIETGLQSFTYGHDRLVTSPGSLIIINPGEVHTGEAAISEGFTYRALYPSVALMASIADAFHIKPTHIPSFSGGVAEDRQLFYWIRQLHHRSEYAPDSLALEEQLTHFFIALIQRYTQLPYGLKHYNTAPGAIATVCDYLEAHYEQNITLETLADLVHISPYHLARLFQRHTGISPHKYLENIRIRHAEQLLTMDMPIADVAFATGFSSQSHLTRTFKQILGTTPGEFAKKRKIV; from the coding sequence GTGGCTTTTCATCACCTACCATCACAGCAGCCCGTTGACCAGGGCATTACATGGTATCTACCGCAGATGAAACACTTGCGTTTGATGCGCGCTCGCTATGTGCAGCATGCGTTCAAGCCGCATGCGCATGATTATTTTGTCCTTGGCATTATTGAGACGGGCTTACAATCTTTCACATATGGGCATGACCGCCTTGTGACATCACCGGGCAGCCTGATTATCATTAACCCCGGCGAGGTGCATACGGGCGAGGCGGCTATCTCTGAGGGGTTTACGTATCGCGCCCTCTATCCGTCCGTTGCACTGATGGCTTCCATTGCGGACGCATTTCATATCAAGCCAACACATATTCCTTCTTTTAGCGGCGGCGTGGCTGAAGATCGTCAGTTATTTTATTGGATACGCCAGTTGCATCACCGCAGCGAATATGCACCGGATTCATTGGCCTTAGAAGAACAATTAACGCATTTCTTTATCGCGCTCATCCAGCGTTATACTCAATTACCTTATGGCCTAAAACATTACAATACAGCTCCAGGCGCGATTGCTACAGTCTGTGATTATTTGGAAGCACATTATGAGCAAAATATCACGCTGGAGACGTTAGCTGACCTGGTACATATCAGCCCGTATCACCTTGCACGCTTATTCCAGAGGCACACGGGTATTTCGCCTCACAAATATCTTGAAAATATACGTATCCGGCATGCAGAACAATTGCTGACAATGGATATGCCTATTGCAGATGTGGCTTTTGCAACGGGATTTTCCAGCCAGAGCCATTTAACGCGCACATTCAAGCAAATTCTGGGTACGACCCCCGGCGAATTCGCCAAAAAGCGCAAGATTGTATAA
- a CDS encoding SDR family NAD(P)-dependent oxidoreductase, protein MKVQNKVIVVTGGGSGIGRQLVLHLVKAGARVAAVDLNEDALLETASLAQNQADKVSTHVVNVTDRSAVEALPQEVINAHGAVDGLINNAGIIQPFVRLNDLEHDAIERVLNVNLYGVIYMTKAFLPHFLKRPSGHIVNVSSMGGFFPVPGQTLYGASKAGVKLLTEGLYSELIGTNVAVTVVFPGAIETNITRNSGLGMPSNMAGESSQNFPMTSPERAAETIINGMERDQFQVYIGNDAKLMNFLYRLSPKRATRFMYNRMKGLLP, encoded by the coding sequence ATGAAGGTTCAGAACAAAGTCATCGTCGTAACAGGTGGTGGCAGTGGCATAGGCCGTCAACTCGTTCTACATCTGGTTAAAGCAGGGGCACGCGTCGCCGCTGTTGACCTAAACGAAGATGCCCTACTAGAAACGGCGAGCCTCGCCCAAAATCAGGCGGATAAAGTCTCAACGCATGTGGTTAACGTCACAGACCGCAGCGCAGTAGAGGCACTTCCTCAAGAAGTCATCAACGCACATGGTGCGGTTGACGGCCTCATCAACAATGCCGGGATTATCCAGCCCTTTGTACGTCTAAACGACCTGGAACATGATGCCATAGAGCGCGTCCTGAATGTGAACCTCTATGGCGTCATCTACATGACGAAGGCGTTTTTACCGCACTTCTTAAAGCGCCCCTCTGGGCATATCGTCAATGTATCCAGTATGGGCGGTTTCTTCCCGGTACCTGGGCAAACACTCTATGGCGCGTCAAAGGCAGGTGTCAAATTACTCACCGAAGGCCTATACTCAGAGCTGATTGGTACCAACGTTGCCGTCACAGTCGTTTTCCCTGGCGCCATCGAAACCAATATTACCCGTAACTCCGGTTTAGGCATGCCATCGAACATGGCTGGGGAATCATCTCAAAACTTCCCTATGACATCACCTGAACGCGCCGCTGAAACCATCATCAACGGCATGGAACGCGATCAGTTCCAGGTATATATTGGCAATGATGCCAAGTTGATGAACTTTCTCTACCGACTGAGCCCCAAAAGAGCGACGCGCTTCATGTATAACCGTATGAAAGGGCTGCTGCCATAG
- a CDS encoding FAD-binding protein gives MANWDQTVDVVVVGSGGGGMTAAIVAAQAGLDTLIVEKTEAYGGSTALSGGGMWIPNNYLLKRDGVDDSIAKARLYMANTVGDRTPQSLQDAYLENAPKMVEYLASNTSSMRFQRSIGYADYYPERPGGMAEGRALEAVPFDGSKLGDDLSKLNTGGMEIPFGLAFTISEFNKLGMIIPTWKGKWTAFKVGARTILNLFTGVKLLTIGGALIGRLRYALKEENIPLWLNTPLKELVIEDGKVVGVVVERNGQPIRIQASKGVVLAAGGFAHNQQMRDEFQKAPIKHEWSSANKGNTGDAIQLGMAAGAKIDLMEDAWWGPTSMMPGMGPMFHVGERSYPGSIMVNGAGKRFTNEAASYVDVGHAMYENDTEAVSHIPATFIMDQRYRNKYIFGTMFPGQPIPQNYYDTGYIKKADTLEELAVKCGLPPQALVETVKQFNEYARTGVDEDFGRGNSAYDRYYGDPTVKPNPCLAPINKPPYYAVQMIPGDLGTKGGLVIDEYARVIQGDGTPFEGLYAAGNNSASVMGNTYPGPGSTIGPSMTFGYIAAKHIAEGNIRSIGALPVPDKGLTSRQQLTIGGAVLATLAALMFWRSRD, from the coding sequence ATGGCAAATTGGGATCAAACAGTAGATGTTGTTGTCGTCGGTTCCGGCGGCGGCGGGATGACTGCGGCAATTGTAGCAGCCCAAGCAGGTCTGGATACGCTCATCGTTGAAAAGACAGAAGCATACGGTGGTTCAACAGCCCTTTCCGGCGGTGGGATGTGGATTCCAAATAACTACCTGCTAAAACGAGATGGTGTAGACGATTCCATTGCAAAAGCTCGCCTGTATATGGCGAATACAGTAGGTGATCGTACCCCCCAATCGCTACAGGATGCTTACCTGGAAAATGCCCCCAAGATGGTAGAGTATCTGGCGAGTAACACAAGTTCAATGCGCTTCCAACGGTCTATAGGTTATGCCGATTACTACCCAGAACGACCGGGTGGCATGGCAGAGGGGCGTGCGCTTGAAGCAGTCCCCTTCGATGGGAGCAAACTTGGCGATGATCTCTCCAAATTGAATACAGGCGGCATGGAAATACCCTTTGGGCTTGCGTTTACCATCAGCGAGTTCAACAAATTGGGCATGATTATCCCGACATGGAAGGGTAAATGGACTGCCTTTAAAGTCGGCGCACGAACCATCTTAAACCTGTTCACTGGCGTGAAGTTACTGACAATTGGCGGTGCGCTGATCGGTCGTTTGCGCTACGCCCTCAAGGAAGAAAATATCCCGCTCTGGTTGAATACCCCGCTTAAGGAACTGGTGATCGAAGATGGCAAGGTTGTTGGCGTTGTCGTAGAACGCAACGGCCAACCTATTCGTATCCAGGCAAGTAAAGGCGTCGTTTTGGCAGCTGGTGGGTTCGCCCATAACCAGCAGATGCGCGATGAGTTCCAGAAAGCGCCCATCAAACACGAGTGGAGCTCTGCGAATAAGGGGAATACTGGCGATGCCATCCAGCTTGGCATGGCAGCCGGGGCAAAAATCGACCTGATGGAAGATGCATGGTGGGGACCAACCAGCATGATGCCCGGTATGGGCCCTATGTTCCACGTTGGGGAGCGGTCCTACCCTGGTTCGATCATGGTAAATGGTGCTGGCAAGCGCTTCACCAATGAAGCTGCATCTTATGTGGATGTCGGCCATGCGATGTATGAGAATGACACTGAAGCTGTATCGCATATTCCAGCCACTTTCATCATGGACCAGCGTTACCGCAACAAGTATATCTTCGGCACGATGTTCCCTGGGCAACCGATTCCCCAGAACTACTATGACACCGGCTACATCAAGAAAGCGGATACGCTGGAAGAACTTGCTGTAAAATGTGGTCTCCCCCCACAAGCTCTGGTCGAAACTGTCAAGCAGTTCAACGAATATGCACGCACTGGGGTTGATGAAGACTTCGGTCGCGGCAACAGCGCCTATGATCGTTATTATGGCGACCCAACTGTAAAGCCCAATCCCTGCCTTGCGCCCATCAACAAACCACCCTACTACGCTGTCCAGATGATTCCCGGTGATCTGGGGACAAAAGGCGGCCTGGTCATTGACGAATACGCGCGCGTCATCCAGGGGGATGGGACACCGTTTGAAGGGCTCTATGCGGCTGGCAACAACTCAGCCTCCGTGATGGGCAATACCTATCCTGGCCCTGGCAGTACAATTGGCCCCTCCATGACCTTCGGCTACATTGCAGCAAAGCACATCGCAGAAGGTAATATCCGTTCAATCGGCGCTCTGCCAGTGCCAGATAAAGGCCTGACGAGCCGCCAGCAGTTGACGATTGGCGGTGCTGTCTTAGCCACACTCGCTGCTTTGATGTTCTGGAGATCGCGTGACTAA
- a CDS encoding FadR/GntR family transcriptional regulator → MKERTPLKPIKRDPLLYEIVRQRIVDYILANKLQPGEKLPPESELARQLQVSRASVREGIKALEVVGIVRIERGSGVYIEAFSFDPLLETLPYGFLFDLDQLSDLWKIRQILEIALIEEAIHLMTADRLAKLNDVVNTMHKEAVKGRAFPEQDRKFHQILFEHLNNRVLLKLLDTFWLTFRKAMQHTPNMAWDVDPMNTYKKHKNILDAIEAKNIEEARKALTYHYDDLTRKLGTIQAANAENVDDSDEELV, encoded by the coding sequence GTGAAAGAAAGAACGCCTTTAAAGCCAATTAAGCGGGACCCGCTTTTATACGAAATTGTTCGCCAACGCATCGTTGACTATATTCTGGCGAATAAGCTCCAACCGGGGGAAAAGCTCCCCCCAGAATCTGAACTTGCCAGGCAGTTACAAGTCAGCCGTGCTTCCGTACGCGAAGGCATCAAAGCGTTGGAAGTCGTCGGCATCGTGCGCATTGAGCGCGGCAGCGGGGTTTATATCGAAGCCTTCTCTTTCGATCCGCTATTAGAGACGCTGCCCTATGGCTTCTTGTTTGACCTCGATCAACTCAGCGACCTGTGGAAAATACGCCAAATCCTAGAAATCGCCCTGATTGAGGAGGCCATCCACCTCATGACGGCGGACCGCCTTGCTAAGCTCAACGATGTCGTCAACACCATGCACAAAGAAGCGGTAAAAGGCAGAGCGTTCCCAGAGCAAGATAGAAAATTCCACCAGATCTTGTTTGAGCACCTCAATAACCGCGTGCTCCTCAAGCTGCTGGATACATTCTGGCTGACATTCCGCAAAGCGATGCAGCACACGCCGAATATGGCCTGGGATGTCGACCCAATGAACACGTACAAAAAACATAAAAATATCCTCGATGCCATCGAAGCAAAAAATATCGAGGAAGCGCGAAAAGCGCTTACTTATCACTACGATGATCTCACGCGTAAGCTCGGAACGATCCAGGCAGCAAATGCTGAAAATGTTGATGACAGTGACGAAGAACTCGTCTAA